The Halorussus limi genome includes a region encoding these proteins:
- a CDS encoding DUF6166 domain-containing protein has product MSGTTDSRSLEQTRPSQKQDVVYVGYRRRGRAVVEKQPGEEQVTPQSSLELANHSPLGFNWGYCGSGPAQLALALLLDYTGDEDVALAHYTTFTSTVVSQLDCSHPEGCWRLTGTDIENALRELSGDAVAQSH; this is encoded by the coding sequence ATGAGTGGAACAACCGACTCCCGATCACTCGAACAGACACGGCCAAGCCAGAAACAGGATGTCGTCTACGTCGGCTATCGGCGGCGCGGACGCGCTGTTGTGGAAAAGCAACCTGGGGAAGAGCAGGTGACGCCACAGTCGAGTCTCGAACTGGCGAATCACAGTCCCTTAGGCTTCAACTGGGGGTACTGTGGGAGCGGTCCGGCACAACTTGCGCTTGCACTCCTGCTTGACTACACCGGCGACGAAGACGTTGCGCTAGCCCATTATACTACGTTTACGAGCACGGTCGTAAGCCAGTTAGACTGCTCTCATCCTGAAGGCTGCTGGCGACTCACCGGCACCGATATTGAAAACGCCCTTCGTGAACTGTCCGGTGACGCGGTCGCACAGTCTCACTAA
- a CDS encoding DUF7342 family protein — protein MDLTDTPEDVRDPDEELPDFTEWDAPEEVLKGGPTRERLLGVILQLRIPTKVAEIADQADCDTETARDYLEWFTSMGMTREIPGRPVRYERNESYLRWRRIEQIRDQYSESEIVEELKETMEQLEEYQARFDADSPDDVSLVDDTGESAVEEMWEAVSEWKTLERRVELLDAARQNGHPSSGGARVDA, from the coding sequence ATGGATTTGACTGACACCCCCGAGGACGTTCGAGACCCGGACGAGGAACTACCAGATTTCACCGAATGGGATGCACCCGAAGAGGTCTTGAAAGGTGGTCCAACGCGGGAACGACTGCTCGGTGTCATCTTACAACTCCGTATCCCGACCAAGGTCGCGGAAATTGCAGATCAAGCAGACTGTGATACCGAGACCGCGCGCGACTACCTCGAATGGTTCACCTCGATGGGGATGACGCGAGAGATTCCGGGGCGGCCGGTAAGATACGAGCGAAACGAGTCGTATCTGCGGTGGCGCAGAATCGAACAGATTCGAGACCAGTACTCCGAGAGTGAGATCGTCGAGGAACTCAAAGAGACGATGGAGCAGCTTGAGGAGTACCAAGCACGATTCGACGCTGACAGTCCGGATGACGTATCGCTCGTGGACGATACCGGAGAGTCGGCGGTCGAAGAAATGTGGGAAGCGGTGAGTGAGTGGAAAACACTGGAGCGACGGGTAGAGTTGTTAGATGCGGCGCGGCAGAACGGTCATCCGTCGAGCGGTGGTGCCAGAGTCGATGCCTGA
- a CDS encoding helix-turn-helix domain-containing protein has product MPDSMSEQLQQDMECEGLLECFHGLKQLDRECFQALVDAGEPVTVDELAEAVNRERSTAYRAVQRLLQTGFIQKEQVNYDQGGYYHVYSPTDPSQITDEMQRMLNEWYAKMGQLIQDFEDKYDQTDAAVQVEG; this is encoded by the coding sequence ATGCCAGATTCCATGTCCGAACAACTCCAACAAGATATGGAGTGCGAGGGTCTCCTCGAGTGTTTCCACGGTCTCAAACAACTCGACAGGGAGTGCTTCCAGGCGCTAGTAGATGCAGGAGAACCGGTCACGGTCGACGAACTTGCAGAGGCCGTCAACCGCGAACGTTCGACCGCCTACCGCGCGGTTCAGCGGTTGCTCCAAACGGGATTCATCCAGAAGGAACAGGTCAACTACGACCAGGGCGGCTACTACCACGTCTACTCGCCGACTGACCCGTCACAGATAACCGACGAGATGCAGCGGATGCTCAACGAGTGGTACGCCAAGATGGGTCAGCTCATTCAGGACTTCGAGGACAAATATGATCAGACCGATGCGGCCGTGCAGGTTGAGGGCTGA
- the trxA gene encoding thioredoxin: protein MTVDTASNSGTDVPTEPVNVGSETELNELVDDSGVVLADFYADWCGPCQMLAPIVDNLAAETDAVVAKIDVDANQQLAKAYGVRGVPTLVLFADGQQVEEIVGVQAEEQLRELIQNYTEE, encoded by the coding sequence ATGACAGTCGATACGGCATCCAATTCAGGTACGGACGTTCCTACCGAACCGGTAAACGTCGGTAGCGAAACCGAACTCAACGAACTCGTGGACGACTCTGGCGTGGTCCTTGCGGACTTCTACGCCGACTGGTGCGGACCGTGCCAGATGCTGGCACCGATAGTCGACAACCTCGCCGCCGAGACCGACGCGGTGGTCGCGAAAATTGACGTCGATGCCAACCAACAACTCGCGAAGGCCTATGGCGTCCGCGGCGTTCCGACGCTTGTGCTGTTCGCGGACGGACAGCAGGTTGAAGAGATAGTCGGCGTCCAGGCAGAGGAACAGTTGCGCGAACTGATTCAGAACTACACCGAAGAATGA
- a CDS encoding NAD(P)/FAD-dependent oxidoreductase has protein sequence MSEETRDLVIAGSGVAGLSAAVYAARADFDPLVLEGDEPGGQLTLTTDVENYLGFPDGVGGMELIQRGKEQAEKFGAEFKHGSIEWADLDERPFKLSLSTGETLETQTLIVATGASARWVGADGEDELMGYGLSTCATCDGAFHRGDNVLVVGGGDSAMEEALFLAKFADSVTVVHRREELRASEIMADRARDHDAIEFRWNTELRSLHGSQEEGVTGATLISHADGHPKQRAENGIEVETETVDVGGVFYAVGHTPNTQFLEDTGVELDEDGYVRLQTDDDGRPTSETTVEGVFAAGDVADSRYQQAVTAAGTGSMAALDAEEYLETLERGQPKTVEASA, from the coding sequence ATGAGCGAGGAAACACGCGATCTCGTCATCGCTGGTTCCGGAGTCGCCGGGCTGTCGGCAGCTGTCTACGCGGCACGCGCCGACTTTGACCCGCTTGTCCTCGAGGGTGACGAACCCGGCGGACAACTCACGCTCACGACGGACGTAGAGAACTATCTCGGGTTCCCCGACGGCGTCGGTGGCATGGAACTGATCCAGCGCGGCAAAGAGCAGGCCGAGAAGTTCGGAGCGGAGTTCAAGCACGGGAGCATCGAGTGGGCGGACCTCGACGAGCGACCGTTCAAACTCTCGCTGTCGACCGGCGAGACTCTGGAGACCCAGACGCTTATCGTCGCGACTGGCGCGAGCGCACGCTGGGTCGGTGCTGACGGCGAGGATGAATTGATGGGCTACGGTCTCTCGACCTGTGCGACCTGTGACGGAGCCTTCCACCGCGGCGACAACGTGCTCGTCGTCGGCGGCGGCGATAGCGCGATGGAGGAGGCGCTCTTCCTCGCGAAGTTCGCCGACTCCGTGACCGTGGTTCACCGGCGTGAAGAACTCCGGGCCTCCGAAATCATGGCCGACCGTGCTCGCGACCACGACGCCATCGAGTTCCGATGGAACACGGAACTCCGGTCGCTCCACGGCTCGCAGGAAGAGGGCGTCACCGGTGCGACGCTGATCTCCCATGCTGACGGCCATCCCAAGCAGAGGGCCGAGAATGGGATCGAAGTCGAGACGGAGACCGTCGACGTCGGTGGTGTCTTCTACGCCGTCGGCCACACGCCGAACACTCAGTTCCTCGAAGATACTGGTGTCGAATTGGACGAGGACGGATACGTTCGGTTGCAGACGGACGATGACGGTCGGCCAACTTCCGAGACGACGGTGGAGGGAGTGTTCGCCGCGGGTGACGTGGCCGACTCCCGATACCAGCAGGCGGTCACCGCGGCGGGAACTGGAAGTATGGCCGCACTCGACGCTGAGGAGTACCTCGAAACCCTGGAACGCGGTCAGCCCAAAACGGTTGAAGCCTCAGCATAG
- a CDS encoding dihydrolipoyl dehydrogenase, with the protein MQEGQLTEFDVVVIGAGSGLSVASAAARQGADVAVIEKGLMGGTCLNRGCVPSKMLIHRADIAEQIRQSEQFGIEAEITNVDFASMVEEVNADVEESATQIEHGLRQSPNHTLFKDEAQFVDTRTLKVNGNQIIGHKVIVAAGTRPFIPPIDGIEDVDYITSTGALQRDTRPNHLVIVGGGYIAAELAHFYGSFGTDITIIGRADTLLPEEDREIAERFTRGFADKHTVYTSYEAIAAAQQNGEITVTAEHADGEVIDIAGDELLIAAGRIPNTDTLAVENAGIETDPLGFVETNEYLETTAQNVWALGDIVGEYLYKHSANLEAQYVVQNAFGEHDHKHPVDYAAMPHAVFSSPQVAGVGMTEEELEEENMEYISGKYSYEDTAMGGALKETEGIVKVLVDPSDGAILGCHILGPRASMLIHEVVVAMTQGSGTVVDIADSTHVHPALNEVVQRAFRSV; encoded by the coding sequence ATGCAAGAGGGACAACTAACCGAGTTCGATGTGGTCGTGATTGGGGCTGGATCAGGGCTTAGCGTGGCGTCGGCGGCAGCGCGACAGGGGGCGGATGTTGCGGTAATCGAGAAGGGCCTGATGGGCGGGACGTGCTTGAATCGGGGGTGTGTGCCATCGAAGATGTTGATTCATCGTGCGGATATTGCCGAGCAAATCCGCCAGTCCGAACAGTTCGGTATCGAAGCCGAGATTACGAATGTCGATTTTGCGTCCATGGTTGAGGAGGTCAATGCTGATGTCGAGGAAAGCGCGACCCAAATCGAACATGGACTCCGCCAATCGCCGAATCATACGTTGTTCAAAGACGAAGCGCAGTTCGTCGATACGCGAACACTCAAAGTGAACGGGAACCAGATTATCGGTCACAAGGTTATCGTTGCTGCTGGAACGCGGCCCTTCATCCCACCGATTGACGGTATTGAGGACGTGGACTACATCACGAGTACGGGCGCGCTGCAACGGGATACACGTCCGAATCATCTCGTCATCGTCGGAGGTGGATACATCGCAGCTGAATTGGCCCACTTCTACGGATCGTTTGGTACGGACATCACCATTATTGGACGGGCAGACACACTACTCCCCGAGGAAGACCGCGAGATTGCAGAGCGATTTACACGGGGCTTCGCGGACAAACACACCGTCTACACCAGTTACGAGGCCATCGCCGCCGCCCAACAGAACGGAGAAATAACGGTTACTGCTGAACACGCTGATGGTGAGGTCATTGATATCGCTGGCGACGAGTTATTGATCGCTGCAGGCCGAATCCCAAATACGGATACCTTGGCGGTTGAAAACGCGGGGATTGAGACGGATCCGCTCGGATTCGTCGAGACAAACGAATATCTGGAAACCACGGCACAGAATGTCTGGGCGTTGGGCGACATTGTCGGGGAGTACCTCTACAAGCACAGTGCGAACCTTGAGGCGCAGTACGTAGTTCAGAACGCGTTTGGTGAGCACGACCATAAGCATCCGGTTGATTACGCTGCAATGCCGCATGCAGTGTTCTCGTCACCGCAGGTCGCTGGAGTTGGGATGACTGAAGAGGAACTCGAGGAAGAGAATATGGAGTATATCAGTGGGAAGTATTCGTACGAGGATACTGCGATGGGCGGTGCGTTGAAGGAGACCGAAGGGATTGTGAAGGTCCTCGTTGACCCGTCCGACGGTGCGATTTTAGGGTGTCACATTCTTGGGCCGCGCGCGTCGATGCTCATTCACGAAGTAGTTGTGGCAATGACCCAGGGTAGCGGAACGGTTGTGGACATTGCCGACTCGACACACGTTCATCCGGCACTCAATGAGGTCGTTCAACGGGCTTTTCGGAGCGTATAA
- a CDS encoding DUF2270 domain-containing protein — translation MTGSSSKEIDPSDPEHREVGQGLLDEEMGPSGSMAHLYRGEIHRMKLWRERLDRTTNWAVIVLAAILTWAFSSVTNPHYVLLAGGAILGVFLGIEARRYRGYDIWRSRVRTLQKNVFAYGLDPSQGLEDADWRAHLSSSYRQPRLRITRLEAIAHRLRRVYLPLLTVLFGAWVVRVTAFADVPWPDSAAIGQLPGTAVIAIVVLTYGGLLVIAMRPRTWHAEGELLNEDLREE, via the coding sequence ATGACCGGAAGTTCAAGTAAGGAAATCGATCCATCCGATCCAGAGCATCGCGAGGTCGGTCAAGGGCTTCTCGACGAGGAGATGGGCCCCAGCGGCTCGATGGCCCATCTATACCGTGGTGAAATCCATCGCATGAAGCTCTGGCGTGAACGCCTCGACCGTACCACCAACTGGGCGGTAATCGTGCTAGCGGCGATCCTGACGTGGGCGTTCTCCAGCGTAACAAACCCACACTACGTGTTGCTCGCCGGCGGCGCGATTCTCGGCGTGTTCCTCGGAATTGAAGCGCGGCGGTACCGGGGGTACGACATCTGGCGGTCGCGCGTCCGCACGTTGCAGAAAAACGTCTTCGCGTACGGGCTGGACCCCTCACAGGGATTGGAAGACGCGGACTGGCGCGCCCACCTGAGTAGCAGTTACCGGCAACCCCGACTCAGAATCACGCGACTGGAAGCCATTGCACATCGACTTCGGCGGGTGTATCTCCCCCTGCTAACTGTCCTATTCGGTGCATGGGTAGTTCGTGTCACGGCGTTTGCGGATGTCCCATGGCCAGACAGCGCAGCCATCGGTCAACTCCCAGGAACTGCGGTGATTGCCATTGTCGTACTAACCTATGGAGGGCTACTCGTCATCGCAATGCGACCACGCACGTGGCATGCAGAGGGGGAACTCCTGAACGAAGACTTGCGAGAAGAGTAG
- a CDS encoding DsrE/DsrF/DrsH-like family protein yields MSTDAPSASADGATETDVATLESRIEELESELAEVKSEVDDGPKKMSIISTKGTLDMAYPPLILASTAAAFGWDVTVFHTFWGLDILHEDKSKDLKLSSVGNPNMPVPNAIATLPGMDRVTTKMMERQIEDNDTATIQELIETSLDMGVEFQACQMTIDLMDYDEGNFYDGVTTGVGAATALQDMAEADIQLLV; encoded by the coding sequence ATGAGTACGGATGCTCCCTCCGCGTCGGCCGACGGTGCGACGGAGACCGACGTGGCCACCCTCGAATCGCGTATCGAGGAACTCGAATCGGAACTCGCCGAGGTCAAGAGCGAGGTCGACGACGGCCCCAAGAAAATGTCGATCATTTCAACGAAGGGGACGCTCGACATGGCGTATCCGCCGCTCATCCTCGCTAGCACGGCCGCCGCGTTCGGCTGGGACGTGACGGTTTTCCACACATTCTGGGGACTCGACATCCTCCACGAGGACAAGTCGAAGGACCTCAAACTGAGTTCGGTCGGTAATCCGAACATGCCCGTCCCGAACGCCATCGCGACGCTCCCCGGTATGGACCGGGTGACGACGAAGATGATGGAACGGCAAATTGAAGACAATGACACCGCCACCATCCAGGAACTCATCGAGACTTCGCTGGACATGGGCGTCGAGTTCCAGGCCTGCCAGATGACCATTGACCTGATGGACTACGACGAGGGGAACTTCTACGACGGCGTCACCACGGGCGTCGGTGCCGCGACGGCGTTGCAGGACATGGCCGAGGCTGACATTCAGCTGCTGGTCTAA
- a CDS encoding sulfurtransferase TusA family protein, producing the protein MTQYEVTETLDVKGQNCPMPVVKTKQSIDQLDEGDVLEVLATDPGSMSDLGGWADTTDGVELLDQEEGDDLFKHYVRKTE; encoded by the coding sequence ATGACTCAGTACGAAGTCACAGAGACGCTCGACGTAAAAGGACAGAACTGCCCGATGCCCGTCGTCAAGACCAAGCAGTCCATCGACCAGCTAGACGAGGGCGACGTACTCGAAGTCCTCGCGACCGACCCCGGTAGCATGAGCGACCTCGGGGGCTGGGCCGATACGACCGACGGCGTCGAACTGCTCGACCAAGAGGAGGGCGACGACCTGTTCAAACACTACGTCCGGAAGACGGAGTAA
- a CDS encoding MBL fold metallo-hydrolase, whose amino-acid sequence MSETEPTEGTVESITPDELKERIDSGEGVFILDARSEGDFEEWHIDGENVEIVNYPYFKLLDGIPEDLLAELPEDREITVLCAKGGSSEMVAVHLEDEGYDVNHLEYGMKGWARIYEYTELDTETEATIAQYRRPSSGCLAYLVVSDGEAAVVDPLRAFTDEYVQDANALGADLKYVLDTHVHADHISGLRNLADDTDATAVMPEPAVERGVEYDQRYETVEDADALTVGDVEIEVLYTPGHTTGMTSYKVGDVLFTGDGLFTESVARPDLEDPEAAKDAAQTLYQSLTEKILPLPDDTIVAPAHFSDSATPNDDGTYTADLGELEATMDALTMDEAEFVEFIVADMPPRPANYEDIIATNLGQQSPDDEEAFELELGPNNCAASEEALTD is encoded by the coding sequence ATGAGTGAAACCGAACCCACTGAAGGGACGGTCGAATCGATCACTCCCGACGAGCTGAAAGAGCGCATAGATAGCGGTGAAGGCGTTTTCATCCTCGACGCGCGCTCGGAAGGCGACTTCGAGGAGTGGCACATCGACGGTGAGAACGTCGAAATTGTGAACTACCCCTACTTCAAACTCCTAGACGGTATCCCGGAAGACCTGCTCGCGGAGCTCCCCGAAGACCGCGAAATCACCGTTCTGTGTGCGAAGGGCGGATCCAGCGAAATGGTCGCTGTACATCTCGAAGACGAGGGTTACGACGTCAACCACCTCGAATACGGCATGAAGGGCTGGGCGCGCATCTACGAGTACACCGAACTCGACACCGAAACGGAGGCGACCATCGCCCAGTACCGCCGCCCCTCCAGCGGCTGTCTGGCTTACCTCGTCGTCTCCGACGGCGAGGCAGCGGTCGTCGACCCACTCCGGGCATTCACCGACGAGTACGTACAGGACGCGAACGCGCTCGGTGCTGATTTGAAATACGTGCTCGACACCCACGTCCACGCAGATCATATCTCTGGACTGCGTAACCTCGCCGATGACACTGACGCGACGGCAGTCATGCCCGAGCCTGCCGTGGAACGTGGTGTCGAATACGACCAGCGCTACGAGACCGTCGAGGACGCCGACGCGCTCACCGTCGGCGACGTCGAAATCGAGGTCCTCTACACGCCCGGCCACACGACCGGGATGACCTCCTACAAGGTCGGCGACGTGCTGTTCACCGGCGACGGCCTATTCACCGAGAGCGTGGCCCGCCCCGACCTCGAAGATCCCGAGGCCGCAAAGGACGCGGCGCAGACGCTCTACCAGAGCCTCACCGAGAAAATCCTACCCCTGCCCGACGACACCATCGTCGCGCCTGCGCACTTCAGCGACTCGGCAACGCCGAACGACGACGGCACGTACACGGCCGACCTCGGCGAGCTAGAGGCGACGATGGACGCGCTCACGATGGACGAAGCCGAGTTCGTGGAGTTCATCGTCGCGGACATGCCCCCGCGACCGGCCAACTACGAGGACATCATCGCCACCAACCTCGGCCAGCAGTCGCCCGACGACGAGGAGGCGTTCGAGTTGGAACTCGGCCCGAACAACTGCGCGGCCAGCGAGGAGGCCCTGACCGACTAA
- a CDS encoding YeeE/YedE family protein, with amino-acid sequence MSALTPLLTASELFPRGVLPYLLGGLLVGLGAAVIYLATGIIAGASTFLESTLSYVSDVPRFNRFKYVRSRGWRLVFTAGIVSGAAVWGLVLAPDPGIWTTDVQWWRLLGGGFLVGVGTRLGKGCTSGHGVCGTGSLSNTSLVNVATFLTVAIGTAQLVQALGVSP; translated from the coding sequence ATGAGTGCGCTCACTCCGTTACTCACCGCTAGTGAGCTATTCCCGCGAGGGGTTCTGCCGTATCTCCTTGGCGGACTCCTCGTCGGCCTCGGGGCCGCGGTCATCTATCTGGCCACGGGCATCATCGCGGGCGCGAGCACGTTCCTCGAATCGACGCTGTCGTACGTCTCGGACGTACCGCGGTTCAACCGCTTCAAGTACGTCCGGTCGCGTGGCTGGCGGCTGGTGTTCACCGCTGGCATCGTCAGCGGCGCGGCCGTCTGGGGACTCGTCCTCGCGCCGGACCCCGGCATCTGGACGACCGACGTCCAGTGGTGGCGATTACTCGGAGGTGGCTTCCTCGTCGGCGTCGGGACGCGACTCGGTAAGGGGTGTACTTCGGGCCACGGGGTCTGTGGCACGGGGTCGCTCTCGAACACATCGCTGGTGAACGTCGCCACGTTCCTGACCGTCGCCATCGGAACTGCCCAACTGGTGCAGGCACTGGGGGTGAGTCCATGA
- a CDS encoding DUF6691 family protein encodes MTGNDRSPLFLPVIYLGGLIFGFGLAISGMARPEVVLDFLQFDDLGLLFVMGGAAVVTGITFTVATRYLGDAPLTGREYTRRLKDFDRNVVIGGAIFGVGWGLSGICPGAAYASFGVGNYPILYAVAGMFLGAYAQGYWRARQSNDADAADATSG; translated from the coding sequence ATGACTGGAAACGACCGTAGTCCGTTGTTCCTGCCCGTGATCTACCTCGGCGGGCTGATCTTCGGCTTCGGACTCGCCATCAGCGGGATGGCCCGCCCGGAGGTCGTACTGGACTTCCTCCAGTTCGACGACTTGGGCCTCCTGTTCGTGATGGGCGGTGCGGCGGTCGTGACCGGTATCACGTTCACGGTCGCCACGCGGTACCTCGGCGATGCTCCGCTGACCGGCCGGGAGTACACCCGCCGACTCAAGGACTTCGACCGGAACGTCGTCATCGGCGGGGCCATCTTCGGCGTCGGCTGGGGGCTGTCGGGCATCTGTCCCGGCGCCGCGTACGCCAGTTTCGGAGTCGGCAACTACCCCATCCTGTACGCCGTCGCGGGGATGTTCCTCGGCGCGTACGCACAGGGGTATTGGCGCGCCCGCCAATCGAACGACGCCGACGCAGCTGACGCCACTTCGGGATAA
- a CDS encoding rhodanese-like domain-containing protein, with the protein MSKIRPGELDDRRSNEDVVVLDIRPREDYQRDHIEGSHNAPVYGDLRQGNTGSLDDYLDQIPNDSKVVTVCKAGVVAQKATTHLEEQGYDATTLSGGYTGWRHYAENTLLYRVLSTLRRFLP; encoded by the coding sequence ATGAGCAAGATTCGTCCCGGTGAACTCGACGACCGCCGTTCGAACGAGGACGTGGTCGTCCTCGATATTCGGCCGCGCGAGGACTACCAGAGGGACCACATCGAAGGGAGTCACAACGCACCAGTATACGGTGACTTACGCCAGGGTAACACCGGATCACTAGACGACTATCTAGACCAGATTCCGAACGACAGTAAAGTGGTCACGGTCTGCAAGGCCGGGGTAGTCGCACAGAAAGCCACTACTCACCTCGAAGAACAGGGGTACGACGCAACGACGCTCAGTGGCGGGTATACTGGTTGGCGACACTACGCCGAGAATACGCTACTGTATCGTGTGTTATCGACCCTTCGCCGATTTCTGCCCTGA
- a CDS encoding DUF7512 family protein, whose translation MLGIETLDGPARAVAQVSLVLAEALVLYVVYGGLSAAVGDRITNAVRGT comes from the coding sequence ATGCTTGGAATCGAGACGCTGGACGGTCCCGCGAGGGCCGTCGCACAAGTCAGCCTTGTCCTCGCCGAGGCCTTGGTACTCTACGTCGTCTACGGCGGTCTCTCGGCCGCCGTCGGCGACCGAATCACCAACGCGGTTCGAGGAACCTGA